The following proteins come from a genomic window of Drosophila sulfurigaster albostrigata strain 15112-1811.04 chromosome X, ASM2355843v2, whole genome shotgun sequence:
- the LOC133848337 gene encoding uncharacterized protein LOC133848337 has protein sequence MLSDSNVAVYDCCAMAKTTTQAKTTATSSTTATTTTTTINTRRSSTTIAFVVLLILCCLCDYNYGSWASQCWRKHNSGSIQTPDGEFKRPFGILCTYRCFLWFPPIYPQCEFIFDLRLSRHFTSFPDCYEIRCNETFTFFGTEHNF, from the exons ATGTTGAGCGACTCTAACGTTGCTGTCTATGATTGTTGTGCAatggccaaaacaacaacacaagcaaaaacaacagcaacatcatcgacaacagcaacaacaacaacaacgacgataAATACACGCAGAAGCAGCACAACAATCGCATTTGTTGTGCTCTTAATTTTATGCTGTTTATGTGATTACAATTATGGAA GCTGGGCGTCGCAGTGCTGGAGAAAGCACAATTCGGGCTCGATACAAACGCCGGACGGTGAGTTCAAGCGCCCGTTTGGCATACTCTGCACATATCGCTGCTTCCTCTGGTTTCCGCCAAT cTATCCACAGTGCGAGTTCATATTCGATTTGCGCTTATCGCGACACTTTACTTCGTTTCCGGACTGCTATGAGATACGCTGCAACGAGACCTTCACATTCTTTGGCACCGAGCACAATTTCTGA
- the LOC133848814 gene encoding serine-rich adhesin for platelets-like encodes MKLLLSIEKLCRQLPMILFLLFALALMPAKASPDEARHTVASVSVAHSSYCQRFHEEIKVSRPLCEQDTIIPLMVKRCYFSCTSANRLSVTGCKAQLVGSIIYPRCNDIFCQTAGSGTTSIPTARPPLTTLTTLPKTTATTPITTEPQPSTESPSSTTTSETSSTVSSEGTTTSSDSTDSSESTTTSSGSSDSSTSTSESPDSSTSTSESSDSTSSTSESPDSSTSTSESSDSSTSTSESSDSTSSTSESPDSSTSTSESPDSSTSTSESPDSSTSTSESSDSTSSTSESPDSSTSTSESSDSSTSTSESSDSTSSTSESPDSSTSTSESSESSTSTSESPDSSTSTSESSDSTSSTSESPDSSTSTSESSDSSTSTSESSDSTSSTSESPNSSTSTSESSDSTSSTSESPDSSTSTSESSESSTSTSESPDSSTSTSESSDSTSSTSESPDSSTSTSESSDSSTSTSESSDSTSSTSESPDSSTSTSESSDSTSSTSESPDSSTSTSESSDSSTSTSESSDSTSSTSESPNSSTSTSESSDSTSSTSESPDSSTSTSESSDSSTSTSESPDSSTSTSESPDSTSSTSESPDSSTSTSESSDSTTSTSESLDSSTSTSESSDSSTSTSESPDNSTSTSESSDSTSSTSESPDSSTSTSESSDSTSSTSESPDSSTSTSESPDSSTSTSESPDNSTSTSESSDSTSSTSESPDSSTSTSESSDSTTSTSESPDSSTSTSEFSDSSTSTSESSESTSSTSESPDSSTSTSESSDSTSSTSESPDSSTSTSESPDSSTSTSEPSDSSTSTSESPDSSTSTSESSDSTSSTSESPDSSTSTSESSDSTTSTSESPDSSTSTSESSDSTSSTSESSDSSTSTSESSTSESSDSSTSTSESPDSSTSTSESSDSTSSTSESSDSSTSTSESSDSSTSTSESSDSSTYTSESSDSTSSTSESSDSSTSTSESSDSTSSTSESPDSSTSTSESSDSTSSTSESPDSSTSTSESPDSSTSTSESSDSSTSTSESSDSSTSTAEDTTVPGDSTSSISEDSSSTTEETTVLTTIIGPSSVQADSSSTSTWTTTESGRTPYCRIVCD; translated from the exons ATGAAACTTTTACTTTCCATTGAGAAACTGTGCAGGCAGCTTCCAATGATCCTGTTCCTGCTCTTTGCCCTGGCCTTGATGCCAGCTAAAGCCAGTCCGGATGAAGCAA GACACACCGTTGCATCCGTATCCGTAGCGCATTCGAGTTACTGCCAGCGATTTCACGAAGAAA TCAAAGTCTCGAGGCCACTATGTGAACAGGATACCATAATTCCACTCATGGTGAAGCGCTGCTACTTCAGCTGCACGTCAGCCAATCGTCTGAG CGTCACGGGATGCAAAGCCCAACTGGTAGGAAGTATTATATACCCCAGGTGCAACGATATCTTCTGCCAAACCGCCGGATCAGGTACAACCTCCATTCCGACTGCTAGACCGCCACTCACGACCCTGACCACTTTACCAAAGACAACTGCGACCACGCCGATCACAACCGAGCCTCAACCCTCTACAGAGTCACCTTCCTCGACAACCACTTCTGAAACTAGCTCAACAGTATCGTCTGAGGGAACAACAACTTCTTCAGATTCTACAGATTCCTCTGAAAGTACAACAACTTCTTCAGGATCTTCTGATAGCTCAACATCTACTTCGGAATCTCCTGATAGCTCAACATCTACCTCAGAATCTTCTGATAGCACATCCTCCACTTCGGAATCTCCTGATAGCTCAACATCTACTTCAGAATCTTCTGATAGCTCAACATCTACCTCAGAATCTTCTGATAGCACATCCTCCACTTCGGAATCTCCTGATAGCTCAACATCTACTTCGGAATCTCCAGATAGCTCGACATCTACCTCAGAATCTCCTGATAGCTCAACATCTACTTCAGAATCTTCTGATAGCACATCCTCCACTTCGGAATCTCCTGATAGCTCAACATCTACTTCAGAATCTTCTGATAGCTCAACATCTACCTCAGAATCTTCTGATAGCACATCCTCCACTTCGGAATCTCCTGATAGCTCAACATCTACTTCAGAATCTTCTGAAAGCTCAACATCTACCTCAGAATCTCCTGATAGCTCGACATCTACTTCAGAATCTTCTGATAGCACATCCTCCACTTCGGAATCTCCTGATAGCTCAACATCTACTTCAGAATCTTCTGATAGCTCAACATCTACCTCAGAGTCTTCTGATAGCACATCCTCCACTTCGGAATCTCCTAATAGCTCGACATCTACTTCAGAATCTTCTGATAGCACATCCTCCACTTCGGAATCTCCTGATAGCTCAACATCTACTTCAGAATCTTCTGAAAGCTCAACATCTACCTCAGAATCTCCTGATAGCTCGACATCTACTTCAGAATCTTCTGATAGCACATCCTCCACTTCGGAATCTCCTGATAGCTCAACATCTACTTCAGAATCTTCTGATAGCTCGACATCTACCTCAGAATCTTCTGATAGCACATCCTCCACTTCGGAATCTCCTGATAGCTCGACATCTACTTCAGAATCTTCTGATAGCACATCCTCCACTTCGGAATCTCCTGATAGCTCAACATCTACTTCAGAATCTTCTGATAGCTCAACATCTACCTCAGAATCTTCTGATAGCACATCCTCCACTTCGGAATCTCCTAATAGCTCGACATCTACTTCAGAATCTTCTGATAGCACATCCTCCACTTCGGAATCTCCTGATAGCTCAACATCTACTTCAGAATCTTCTGATAGCTCAACATCTACCTCAGAATCTCCTGATAGCTCAACATCTACTTCAGAATCTCCTGATAGCACATCCTCCACTTCGGAATCTCCTGATAGCTCAACATCTACCTCAGAATCTTCTGATAGCACAACCTCCACTTCGGAATCTCTTGATAGCTCAACATCTACTTCAGAATCTTCTGATAGCTCAACATCTACCTCAGAATCTCCTGATAACTCGACATCTACTTCAGAATCTTCTGATAGCACATCCTCCACTTCGGAATCTCCTGATAGCTCAACATCTACTTCAGAATCTTCTGATAGCACATCCTCTACTTCGGAATCTCCTGATAGCTCGACATCTACTTCAGAATCTCCTGATAGCTCAACATCTACCTCAGAATCTCCTGATAACTCGACATCTACTTCAGAATCTTCTGATAGCACATCCTCCACTTCGGAATCTCCTGATAGCTCAACATCTACCTCAGAATCTTCTGATAGCACAACCTCCACTTCGGAATCTCCTGATAGCTCAACATCTACTTCAGAATTTTCTGATAGCTCAACATCTACTTCAGAATCCTCTGAAAGCACTTCCTCCACTTCGGAATCTCCTGATAGCTCAACATCTACTTCAGAATCTTCTGATAGCACTTCCTCCACTTCGGAATCTCCTGATAGCTCAACATCTACTTCAGAATCTCCTGATAGCTCGACATCTACTTCAGAACCTTCTGATAGCTCAACATCTACCTCAGAATCTCCTGATAGCTCGACATCTACTTCAGAATCTTCTGATAGCACATCCTCCACTTCGGAATCTCCTGATAGCTCAACATCTACCTCAGAATCTTCTGATAGCACAACCTCCACTTCGGAATCTCCTGATAGCTCAACATCTACTTCAGAATCATCTGATAGCACTTCCTCCACTTCTGAATCTTCTGATAGCTCAACATCTACTTCGGAGTCTTCTACTTCAGAATCATCTGATAGCTCAACATCTACTTCAGAATCTCCTGATAGCTCAACATCTACTTCAGAATCATCTGATAGCACTTCCTCCACTTCGGAATCTTCTGATAGCTCAACATCTACTTCGGAGTCTTCTGATAGCTCAACATCTACTTCAGAATCATCTGATAGCTCAACATATACTTCAGAATCATCTGATAGCACTTCCTCCACTTCGGAGTCTTCTGATAGCTCAACATCTACTTCAGAATCATCTGATAGCACATCCTCCACTTCGGAATCTCCTGATAGCTCAACATCTACTTCAGAATCTTCTGATAGCACATCCTCTACTTCGGAATCTCCTGATAGCTCGACATCTACTTCAGAATCTCCTGATAGCTCAACATCTACTTCAGAATCATCTGATAGCTCAACATCCACCTCGGAATCTTCGGATAGCTCAACATCTACGGCGGAAGACACTACGGTGCCTGGTGACTCAACATCAAGCATATCTGAGGATTCATCGTCGACTACTGAGGAGACAACAGTATTGACTACAATCATTGGACCTTCTTCGGTTCAGGCGGACAGTTCAAGCACTTCGACATGGACAACGACTGAATCAGGCCGAACGCCGTACTGTAGAATAGTATGCGACTGA
- the LOC133848013 gene encoding uncharacterized protein CG1552 isoform X1: MQRQHQHQHQQQQQQQQQQQQLSMWLQLALGLGLCLAWLDCAEGFGQFHMKHYQLQRGYNNPDDSSENDNSVLRSYRRCMWEQSKFLPRRLVLLSLCSNLFCENNQIMPRSRSIFVVEKMSRPNDCLDILPEQCEQGDEEDLMYKPFPDCCPVYCNLKRRMQRLRTMHFRHRVLRNMQDPSTPSDGNTLLSEMGYNNY; this comes from the exons ATGCagcgacaacatcaacatcaacatcaacaacagcagcagcaacagcaacagcagcaacagttatCGATGTGGCTGCAGCTGGCATTGGGCCTGGGCCTGTGCCTCGCCTGGCTGGACTGTGCCGAGGGATTCGGCCAGTTCCATATGAAACACTATCAGCTGCAGCGCGGCTATAACAATCCCGATGACTCGAGCGAGAATGATAATAGCGTGTTGC GTTCGTATCGCCGCTGCATGTGGGAGCAATCGAAGTTCCTGCCACGTCGCCTCGTCCTGCTGAGTCTCTGCTCGAATCTGTTTTGCGAGAACAATCAGATTATGCCGCGCTCCAGGTCTATTTTCGTAGTGGAAAAAATGTCTAGACCAAACGA CTGCCTGGACATTCTGCCCGAACAGTGCGAACAGGGAGACGAGGAGGATCTCATGTACAAACCATTCCCGGACTGTTGCCCCGTCTACTGCAACTTGAAGCGACGCATGCAACGCCTGAGGACAATGCACTTCCGGCATCGTGTGCTCCGCAACATGCAGGATCCCAGCACGCCCTCCGATGGCAACACGCTGCTCAGCGAGATGGGctacaacaactactaa
- the LOC133848013 gene encoding uncharacterized protein CG1552 isoform X2, producing MQRQHQHQHQQQQQQQQQQQQLSMWLQLALGLGLCLAWLDCAEGFGQFHMKHYQLQRGYNNPDDSSENDNSVLRSYRRCMWEQSKFLPRRLVLLSLCSNLFCENNQIMPRSSCLDILPEQCEQGDEEDLMYKPFPDCCPVYCNLKRRMQRLRTMHFRHRVLRNMQDPSTPSDGNTLLSEMGYNNY from the exons ATGCagcgacaacatcaacatcaacatcaacaacagcagcagcaacagcaacagcagcaacagttatCGATGTGGCTGCAGCTGGCATTGGGCCTGGGCCTGTGCCTCGCCTGGCTGGACTGTGCCGAGGGATTCGGCCAGTTCCATATGAAACACTATCAGCTGCAGCGCGGCTATAACAATCCCGATGACTCGAGCGAGAATGATAATAGCGTGTTGC GTTCGTATCGCCGCTGCATGTGGGAGCAATCGAAGTTCCTGCCACGTCGCCTCGTCCTGCTGAGTCTCTGCTCGAATCTGTTTTGCGAGAACAATCAGATTATGCCGCGCTCCAG CTGCCTGGACATTCTGCCCGAACAGTGCGAACAGGGAGACGAGGAGGATCTCATGTACAAACCATTCCCGGACTGTTGCCCCGTCTACTGCAACTTGAAGCGACGCATGCAACGCCTGAGGACAATGCACTTCCGGCATCGTGTGCTCCGCAACATGCAGGATCCCAGCACGCCCTCCGATGGCAACACGCTGCTCAGCGAGATGGGctacaacaactactaa